The proteins below are encoded in one region of Candidatus Saccharimonadales bacterium:
- a CDS encoding AAA family ATPase → MPSPSSPEETVVARQIIAIANQKGGVGKTTTTINTAHYLLRAGKSVLVVDLDPQGNATSGLGLDKHNLEQDLYHALHDVSLVSKVLRATPHKVAILPSSPVLAAAEVELVGVEAREFRLRQVLAGLDFDYVLIDCPPSLGLLTVNGLTAADHVVIPVQAEYYALEGLGQLLQTVELVRQGLNPNLSLLGVLLTMHAGRTTLSRQVQEEVAKHFPGKVFDGIIPRNVRLAEAPSFGQPIHVYDKRSKGAKAYKQFSKELMHRIDKEAQL, encoded by the coding sequence ATGCCAAGCCCATCTTCTCCTGAGGAGACTGTAGTGGCCCGGCAGATAATCGCTATTGCTAATCAGAAGGGTGGAGTTGGTAAGACGACGACCACTATTAACACCGCTCATTATCTCTTGCGGGCCGGCAAGTCCGTGCTGGTGGTCGACCTCGATCCACAAGGTAATGCTACTAGCGGCCTAGGCTTGGATAAACACAACCTGGAGCAGGACCTCTATCATGCGCTGCACGATGTCAGCCTCGTGAGTAAAGTCTTACGGGCGACCCCGCATAAGGTCGCCATCCTGCCATCTTCACCAGTCTTAGCGGCCGCGGAGGTCGAGCTGGTGGGGGTGGAGGCACGTGAATTCCGTCTGCGTCAGGTTTTGGCCGGACTCGATTTCGATTATGTCTTAATTGACTGCCCCCCCAGTCTTGGACTGTTGACGGTCAACGGTCTGACGGCGGCCGATCACGTAGTGATTCCGGTCCAGGCTGAGTATTATGCCTTGGAGGGTCTAGGCCAGTTACTACAGACGGTAGAGTTAGTACGGCAGGGCCTGAACCCTAACTTATCCCTACTCGGTGTTTTACTGACGATGCATGCTGGCCGCACGACGCTGTCCCGGCAGGTACAAGAAGAGGTAGCTAAACATTTCCCGGGCAAGGTATTTGATGGCATCATTCCGCGCAACGTTCGCTTGGCTGAAGCTCCTAGTTTCGGTCAGCCGATACATGTGTATGATAAGCGTAGTAAAGGGGCTAAAGCCTATAAACAGTTCAGTAAAGAGCTGATGCATCGCATCGATAAGGAGGCACAATTATGA
- the rpmE gene encoding 50S ribosomal protein L31, giving the protein MKQDIHPDYTKAIVTCNGCKTSFETRATVDKIDVEICSACHPFYTGKQKLVDVAGRVDRFRARQAAASGKSAPKTKPVDAKAKVATKNKKSLSDLKADQ; this is encoded by the coding sequence ATGAAGCAAGATATTCACCCCGACTACACTAAAGCGATCGTTACCTGTAACGGTTGTAAAACCAGTTTTGAGACACGAGCGACCGTGGATAAGATCGACGTCGAAATCTGCTCTGCCTGCCATCCGTTCTACACCGGTAAGCAAAAGCTGGTCGACGTAGCTGGTCGTGTCGATCGTTTCCGGGCTCGCCAGGCCGCCGCTAGCGGTAAAAGCGCACCGAAAACAAAGCCCGTTGATGCTAAGGCTAAAGTGGCCACCAAGAATAAAAAGAGTCTGTCCGATCTTAAAGCCGACCAGTAA
- a CDS encoding ParB/RepB/Spo0J family partition protein, whose product MTANRGLGRGFDSLIPARIEPEFDPSPTDSGALRQLNPALVDPNPHQPRTTFKASELDALAASISEHGILQPLVVQPAGERYQLIAGERRLRAAKQLGLDELPAIVRSFSEQQSLELALIENIQREQLNPIETGAAYQKLMDQFNLSAVEVAKRVGRDPSTIKNTLRLLKLPLEAKRALVEGKISEGHARAILSAPLAQQAALLDSIIEQGWTVRRAEEFARDAKQSRAAPTQVTTESPLTKALAKRLTTTVQLQRRANGGRLLIHYKDDDDLERIVKQLK is encoded by the coding sequence ATGACGGCAAATCGAGGTTTAGGACGAGGATTCGATTCATTGATTCCGGCCCGGATCGAGCCCGAATTTGACCCGAGTCCTACCGATAGTGGTGCCCTTAGACAGCTGAATCCGGCCCTTGTTGATCCTAATCCGCATCAACCGCGGACTACTTTTAAAGCTTCCGAGCTAGATGCTCTAGCCGCTTCGATTTCCGAGCATGGTATCCTGCAGCCCTTAGTGGTTCAGCCGGCTGGAGAACGCTACCAATTGATAGCTGGTGAGCGACGTTTGCGCGCTGCTAAACAGCTTGGACTGGACGAACTGCCAGCTATTGTCCGGAGCTTTAGTGAGCAACAGTCGTTAGAGTTGGCGTTGATCGAAAATATTCAGCGGGAACAGTTAAATCCGATTGAAACTGGAGCTGCCTATCAGAAGTTAATGGACCAGTTTAATCTATCTGCTGTCGAGGTAGCTAAGCGGGTCGGGCGTGATCCAAGCACGATTAAAAATACCCTGCGCTTACTGAAGCTACCCCTTGAGGCCAAGCGAGCCTTAGTCGAGGGCAAGATTAGTGAGGGCCACGCCCGCGCTATCTTAAGTGCTCCACTAGCCCAGCAGGCGGCTTTGCTAGATTCGATTATAGAACAGGGCTGGACCGTACGACGGGCCGAGGAGTTTGCCCGTGATGCTAAGCAGAGCCGCGCCGCTCCGACGCAAGTTACGACAGAAAGTCCCTTGACTAAAGCTTTAGCTAAGCGACTGACCACTACGGTCCAGCTGCAGCGACGGGCTAACGGTGGACGACTACTAATTCATTATAAGGATGACGATGATCTAGAGCGGATCGTCAAACAACTTAAGTAG
- the rodA gene encoding rod shape-determining protein RodA — protein MLKKFDLILLASVLLLTVIGLVVLHAINVRDPSLLQGFNPTVQLVAAMIGLIGLVVAARIDYRLLMRIAPAWYGVGLALLAIVLLIGETVSGSIRSIEVGFFEFQPTEIAKLGLIVMLARYFAYNRRDLIKIRYFVGSLLILGAVAALIMLQPDLGSVMVMAAIWFLMAMMSGTRRLFLVLFVGVALAVLPLATQLLEPYQQARLETFFNPAADPQGQGYNVNQAIIAVGSGQLFGRGLGGGTQSTLNFLPSQHTDFIFAVVAEKLGLLGAGLVLVLFGVVIWRGVRIAWQAQDRFGAQLSTGIVAMLLVQVVITVGMNLGIAPVTGLPLPFIAYGGTNLVISLFAIGILQSIVTHNQTLQFKQ, from the coding sequence ATGCTGAAGAAATTCGACCTCATCTTACTAGCCAGTGTGCTGCTCTTAACTGTAATCGGTCTCGTAGTTTTACATGCCATTAACGTGCGTGATCCGAGCTTACTACAGGGCTTTAATCCGACCGTACAGTTGGTAGCGGCTATGATTGGCTTAATCGGTCTTGTGGTAGCTGCTCGGATCGATTACCGCTTATTAATGCGGATTGCTCCAGCTTGGTACGGGGTCGGACTGGCCCTACTCGCTATCGTTCTGCTTATCGGGGAGACGGTGTCAGGCTCGATTCGCTCGATCGAGGTCGGGTTTTTTGAGTTCCAGCCGACCGAGATTGCTAAACTCGGCTTGATAGTTATGCTGGCCCGCTATTTTGCCTATAACCGACGTGATCTCATAAAGATCCGTTATTTCGTCGGCTCGCTGTTAATCTTAGGAGCGGTGGCGGCACTGATCATGCTGCAGCCCGATCTCGGTTCGGTGATGGTAATGGCGGCTATCTGGTTCTTGATGGCGATGATGAGTGGTACCCGGCGGCTCTTCTTAGTTCTATTTGTCGGCGTTGCTCTAGCTGTGCTGCCACTCGCGACTCAGCTACTGGAGCCCTATCAGCAGGCTCGGCTGGAGACGTTCTTTAACCCGGCGGCCGACCCTCAAGGCCAGGGCTACAATGTTAATCAGGCTATTATAGCCGTCGGTAGTGGCCAACTGTTTGGTCGGGGTTTAGGTGGGGGGACACAGAGTACGTTAAACTTTCTGCCCTCCCAGCATACCGACTTTATCTTTGCCGTGGTAGCGGAGAAACTCGGTCTGCTCGGAGCTGGATTAGTGCTAGTTCTCTTCGGGGTGGTGATCTGGCGGGGAGTACGCATTGCCTGGCAGGCTCAGGATCGGTTCGGTGCGCAGCTCTCTACCGGGATCGTAGCTATGCTGCTAGTCCAGGTAGTTATTACGGTCGGTATGAACCTCGGCATCGCTCCAGTCACAGGCCTGCCACTGCCGTTTATCGCTTATGGTGGTACGAATCTAGTGATCAGCTTATTTGCCATCGGCATCTTACAAAGCATAGTGACCCACAACCAGACACTACAGTTTAAGCAGTAG
- the prmC gene encoding peptide chain release factor N(5)-glutamine methyltransferase, with the protein MTIQQAITAATTKLEVTSTSPRLDALVLLAHQLDLDTSELLREVGQELSPADSQAYEQLLKQRMNHVPVAYLRGFTEFYGHNFKVSPDVLIPRPETEQLVSYAIQLTPPQAQLVDIGTGSGNLAISVKLARPDLTVYASDTSTAALAITRQNADALGVEIELGEGDLLEPWPEEFAVICANLPYVPQKHPCSPATRYEPQSALFAGTDGLDLYRRLLPQATAKLDPAGLLILEALPQQHKALNRLATNYRLQLEASIDFCLVFKN; encoded by the coding sequence ATGACCATCCAGCAGGCCATCACGGCTGCGACGACTAAATTAGAGGTTACCTCCACCTCACCCCGACTCGATGCGCTCGTCCTGCTAGCTCACCAACTCGACCTCGATACGAGTGAGTTACTGCGTGAGGTAGGACAGGAACTAAGCCCAGCCGATAGCCAAGCTTACGAGCAACTACTCAAGCAGCGGATGAATCACGTACCGGTCGCCTACCTGCGCGGATTTACGGAGTTCTATGGTCATAACTTTAAGGTTAGCCCCGATGTACTAATCCCCCGGCCGGAGACAGAGCAATTGGTGTCCTACGCCATCCAACTAACACCACCTCAGGCACAACTGGTCGATATCGGCACCGGTAGCGGCAATTTAGCTATTAGCGTCAAACTAGCCCGGCCTGATCTCACCGTTTACGCTAGCGATACCTCTACCGCTGCCTTAGCAATCACGCGACAAAATGCAGACGCACTTGGGGTTGAGATCGAGCTGGGTGAAGGTGACCTGCTAGAGCCCTGGCCCGAAGAATTCGCTGTAATCTGCGCAAACCTACCCTACGTACCCCAAAAACACCCCTGTTCACCTGCTACTCGGTACGAGCCGCAGTCGGCTCTCTTTGCCGGGACTGACGGTCTAGACCTCTACCGACGGCTGCTGCCACAGGCGACCGCTAAACTAGATCCGGCCGGCCTACTCATCTTAGAGGCACTACCCCAGCAGCATAAGGCCCTAAATAGGCTGGCAACTAACTACCGCCTACAGTTAGAAGCTAGCATCGACTTCTGCCTAGTCTTTAAAAACTAG
- a CDS encoding trypsin-like peptidase domain-containing protein: MKVRSIGWVLFAVATLAFLGGIIGGFLGIGVLDRMLFGNAMNREVVLQESSVIIDVANQLEPSVVSITAEGAPQTDIFGREFEGRSGAGTGIIISADGLILTNRHVVPEDSDISVTLADGSLYDDVAVVARDPLNDIAYLKLATESELTPAELGDSDQVVVGQRVIAIGNVLGRFSNSVTSGIISAIGRPITANTGNGSLDTEQLHGLLQTDAAINPGNSGGPLVNIEGQVIGVNTAVAGGAENIGFAIPINQVKAGIESIMTQGRLVKPYLGIRYVTLNRQIAAAEGLDIDEGAYITAATDQNAVLPDSPAATAGLRAGDIIVAVNGAPVDYARPLAVHMSRFQAGDELELNVFRKQQQIEVAVKLAEIPASF, translated from the coding sequence GTGAAAGTACGTTCGATCGGTTGGGTATTATTTGCTGTAGCTACTCTCGCTTTCTTGGGCGGTATTATCGGCGGTTTCTTAGGCATAGGAGTGCTGGATAGGATGTTGTTTGGGAATGCGATGAACCGCGAGGTTGTACTGCAGGAAAGCTCAGTTATCATCGATGTGGCTAACCAGTTGGAGCCCAGCGTCGTCAGCATTACTGCCGAAGGCGCCCCCCAAACCGATATTTTCGGACGTGAATTTGAGGGACGGTCTGGTGCTGGCACGGGGATTATCATTTCAGCTGACGGGTTAATCCTGACTAATCGGCACGTCGTACCGGAAGACAGTGACATCAGCGTTACTTTGGCCGATGGCAGCCTGTATGATGATGTCGCCGTAGTGGCTCGAGATCCGTTAAATGACATAGCGTATTTAAAGCTCGCGACTGAGTCGGAGTTGACTCCAGCCGAACTGGGCGATTCCGACCAGGTAGTGGTGGGTCAGCGGGTAATCGCTATCGGGAATGTCTTGGGTCGGTTTAGTAACAGTGTCACTTCGGGTATTATCTCCGCTATCGGTCGGCCGATTACGGCTAACACTGGCAACGGTAGCCTAGACACGGAGCAGCTACACGGCTTACTGCAGACTGACGCTGCTATCAATCCCGGTAACTCCGGAGGCCCGTTAGTAAATATCGAGGGCCAAGTTATCGGAGTTAACACGGCAGTGGCCGGTGGGGCGGAGAATATCGGTTTTGCCATCCCAATCAATCAGGTAAAAGCCGGGATCGAGAGTATTATGACCCAGGGGCGATTAGTAAAGCCTTACTTAGGTATTCGTTATGTAACTTTGAATCGACAGATAGCGGCAGCTGAGGGGTTAGATATAGATGAAGGCGCCTATATTACGGCAGCTACGGATCAGAATGCGGTACTACCAGACAGTCCGGCCGCTACCGCGGGACTAAGGGCAGGTGATATCATCGTTGCCGTGAATGGTGCACCGGTAGACTACGCTCGGCCCCTAGCGGTACATATGAGCCGTTTCCAAGCTGGGGATGAGCTAGAGTTAAATGTATTTCGCAAGCAGCAGCAGATCGAGGTTGCGGTAAAGTTGGCTGAGATACCGGCTAGTTTTTAA
- the lepB gene encoding signal peptidase I: protein MEYSSSTPHKNRVDSTFIKLAVSWVIAILIALGIQHFAFQPYRVFGASMEPTLHPGDYLIISKLSTSWSNLRSDNYVPDRGDIVVFQANGVRLIKRVIGLPGETITIANGQVTVSNTEHPTGFDPYTQLGISPVQTSGELSVQVPDNEVFVIGDNRTGRNSGDSRNQLGTVSTDDIIGSLVLRLWPADTAKAF from the coding sequence ATGGAATACAGTAGTTCTACCCCACATAAAAACCGTGTGGACAGCACCTTCATCAAGCTGGCCGTCTCCTGGGTGATAGCCATTCTCATCGCCCTCGGGATACAGCATTTCGCCTTCCAACCATACCGAGTATTTGGGGCCAGTATGGAGCCGACTCTGCATCCGGGAGATTACCTGATCATCTCGAAGCTAAGTACTTCATGGTCAAATCTACGCTCGGATAACTACGTTCCCGACCGGGGTGACATAGTCGTCTTTCAGGCTAACGGCGTCCGACTAATTAAACGAGTTATCGGTCTACCCGGAGAGACTATCACCATAGCAAATGGCCAGGTCACCGTCAGTAACACCGAACATCCGACTGGTTTCGACCCTTACACTCAACTTGGGATTTCGCCCGTTCAGACTTCTGGTGAATTAAGTGTTCAAGTACCAGACAATGAAGTGTTTGTCATCGGCGACAACCGAACCGGTCGTAACTCCGGTGATTCGCGTAATCAGCTCGGTACCGTCTCAACCGATGACATCATCGGTTCACTCGTACTCCGTCTCTGGCCGGCCGATACCGCCAAAGCCTTCTAA
- a CDS encoding LCP family protein, which translates to MDKSPKRYSLDGMGPRRPVNRPAPVQRPAPRPPLDPSARPAGIENSSVPSLSSPPPRPKRTRRQWFSRRRLTIGISGLAALIVVAGAVVTWMVHNSIIVANTSSGAVALQEQVDPAQLRGEGDGRVNVLLIGVDEAASLSDTIMLVSLDPIAKDVAMLSIPRDLYVNMGPDFGSAKINAAHAYGEQYEYEGGGPQLLIDTLEDVLAVPIHYYGRVNFEGFAQAIDIVDGVTIEVEEDLVDPSYPDGNDGFDPFTILAGTHTLDGERALKYARSRYSTSDFDRSRRQQQILLALKQRTLSLGTLSNPTKVASLLSSLSSNAQTNMSLSEMMRVIELTEDIESDDIVRAQLDASADNFLSFSNVYGQSVLVPTAGDFSQIQEYVRGLLVDSYIKDESARVSILNGTEQAGLATDTGAFLRSFGYQVDNIDNASEQNYTQTVIFDYTGQTPYTLRYLEQRFGVTAQRRQAPSAKSDFDIEVVIGGDYDPAAE; encoded by the coding sequence ATGGATAAGTCACCTAAACGTTACAGTCTCGATGGGATGGGTCCGCGGCGGCCGGTTAATCGACCGGCTCCGGTGCAACGACCTGCTCCGCGACCCCCGCTAGATCCCAGTGCTCGGCCGGCCGGGATAGAAAACAGCTCCGTACCCTCATTATCCAGCCCACCACCACGACCTAAACGAACCCGTCGTCAGTGGTTTAGCCGGCGTCGATTAACCATCGGAATTAGCGGATTGGCCGCTCTGATAGTAGTGGCGGGCGCCGTCGTCACTTGGATGGTGCATAACAGTATCATAGTGGCTAACACCAGCAGTGGCGCTGTTGCACTACAGGAACAGGTCGACCCGGCTCAACTGCGGGGCGAGGGTGACGGTCGAGTCAACGTTCTCTTAATCGGCGTCGACGAAGCTGCCAGCTTAAGTGATACTATTATGCTGGTTAGTTTAGATCCGATAGCCAAAGATGTGGCCATGCTCAGTATTCCGCGGGATCTCTACGTTAATATGGGTCCAGACTTCGGATCGGCTAAGATCAATGCCGCGCATGCGTACGGTGAACAGTATGAATATGAAGGTGGTGGACCACAGTTGTTGATAGATACCCTAGAGGATGTGCTGGCCGTTCCGATTCACTATTACGGTCGGGTTAACTTTGAGGGCTTTGCTCAAGCAATAGATATCGTAGATGGAGTGACGATAGAAGTGGAAGAAGATTTAGTCGATCCCTCCTATCCCGACGGAAACGATGGATTTGATCCGTTCACTATCTTGGCCGGAACTCATACATTAGATGGTGAACGCGCCTTAAAGTATGCTCGTTCTCGTTACAGTACCAGCGATTTCGACCGCAGTCGGCGCCAGCAGCAGATACTACTCGCGTTAAAACAGCGCACCTTATCTTTAGGCACATTGTCCAATCCCACGAAAGTAGCTAGCTTGTTAAGCTCGCTCAGTAGTAACGCCCAGACAAACATGAGCTTGAGTGAGATGATGCGAGTTATCGAACTGACCGAAGATATAGAGTCGGATGATATCGTGCGAGCTCAACTAGATGCTTCTGCCGATAACTTCCTTTCTTTCAGCAACGTTTACGGCCAATCGGTTTTAGTGCCGACGGCCGGTGACTTTAGTCAGATTCAGGAGTATGTTCGCGGCCTCTTAGTGGATAGTTACATCAAGGATGAATCGGCGCGCGTTAGTATTCTCAACGGCACCGAACAGGCTGGGTTAGCTACCGATACCGGTGCGTTCCTGAGGAGCTTCGGCTATCAGGTGGATAATATCGATAATGCGTCGGAGCAGAACTACACTCAAACGGTTATTTTCGACTATACCGGCCAGACACCCTACACCTTGCGTTATCTGGAGCAGCGGTTTGGTGTAACAGCTCAGCGACGACAGGCGCCCAGCGCTAAAAGTGATTTCGATATCGAGGTGGTAATCGGGGGTGACTATGATCCCGCTGCTGAATAA
- the rplU gene encoding 50S ribosomal protein L21 translates to MKQAVIAAGGKQYIVAKDQELEIELVGDNKKLSFEPLLIFDESDVQVGTPVVSGSKVTAEVLDPEVKGKKITVFKFKAKKRVSKKTGHRQRYTRIKITAIK, encoded by the coding sequence ATGAAGCAAGCAGTCATTGCTGCCGGTGGCAAACAGTATATCGTGGCTAAGGACCAGGAGCTCGAGATCGAGCTAGTGGGCGATAATAAGAAGCTTAGTTTTGAGCCGCTACTGATATTTGATGAGAGTGACGTTCAGGTCGGGACACCGGTCGTGAGTGGTAGTAAGGTTACGGCCGAGGTGCTGGACCCTGAGGTTAAGGGCAAGAAAATCACCGTTTTTAAGTTTAAGGCTAAGAAACGAGTTAGTAAGAAAACCGGTCACCGTCAACGCTATACCCGTATTAAAATCACCGCCATTAAATAG
- the prfA gene encoding peptide chain release factor 1 — MEHKRTQLQTEYEALSARLQEPQIFATPEGSQVAKRHAELENILTLFKQTEDLRIEIKATRKLAEGDDPEMAALAAPELEQLEQQLIGIEEELETALIPRDPQDAKAAVIEIRAGAGGDEASLFAGELYRMYTRYCEIQNWQIELISESPSDVGGFKEISFAVNQPGAYGLLKFESGVHRVQRVPATESSGRIHTSTASVAVLPEAEEHDIELKESDLRIDVFRSSGPGGQSVNTTDSAIRITHLPTGTVVTCQDEKSQHKNREKAMSVLRSRLLAAKIEEEERARSSERKDKIGSGDRSEKIRTYNFPQDRLTDHRINLTLHGLPQIMEGAIDDIITTLRQADLELKKRR, encoded by the coding sequence ATGGAACATAAACGCACCCAACTCCAAACCGAATACGAAGCACTGAGCGCTCGCCTGCAAGAGCCGCAGATATTTGCCACTCCGGAAGGTAGTCAAGTAGCTAAGCGCCACGCCGAGCTGGAAAATATATTAACTCTCTTCAAGCAAACCGAAGATCTCCGAATTGAGATTAAGGCTACCCGTAAACTCGCCGAAGGTGACGACCCAGAGATGGCGGCTCTAGCCGCCCCGGAATTAGAGCAGCTAGAACAACAGCTAATAGGTATCGAGGAAGAGCTAGAAACAGCTTTAATCCCGCGTGATCCGCAAGATGCCAAGGCGGCAGTAATCGAAATTCGAGCTGGTGCTGGAGGCGATGAGGCCTCTCTCTTTGCCGGTGAACTCTACCGCATGTACACCCGCTACTGTGAAATACAAAACTGGCAGATAGAACTCATTAGTGAGAGTCCGTCTGATGTCGGGGGCTTTAAAGAGATCAGCTTTGCCGTCAACCAGCCAGGGGCTTACGGACTGCTTAAGTTCGAGTCCGGTGTCCACCGGGTACAACGCGTACCAGCTACAGAGTCCAGCGGCCGAATTCACACCTCAACCGCTTCGGTGGCCGTCCTGCCCGAGGCCGAAGAACACGATATCGAACTTAAAGAATCCGATCTCCGTATCGACGTCTTTCGTTCCAGTGGTCCGGGCGGACAATCAGTTAACACTACCGATTCCGCCATTCGTATCACCCACCTACCTACCGGAACCGTTGTCACCTGTCAGGACGAGAAAAGCCAGCACAAGAACCGCGAGAAGGCGATGAGCGTCCTGCGCTCTCGCCTGCTAGCGGCCAAAATCGAGGAAGAGGAGCGCGCGCGCTCGAGTGAACGTAAGGACAAAATCGGCTCTGGTGACCGCTCGGAAAAGATTCGCACCTATAATTTTCCTCAGGACCGACTTACTGATCACCGCATCAACCTGACCTTACACGGTCTACCTCAGATCATGGAAGGAGCGATCGATGATATTATCACCACCCTCCGACAGGCCGATCTCGAGCTTAAAAAACGACGATGA